A stretch of DNA from Thiomicrospira sp. XS5:
AAGCCCCCGGCATGGGGATGGGTGAGGACGCCGTGGCGAAATCGGTCGATGCCGCCAAAGCCCACATCGATTCTTTGCTGTAATCGCTGTCTTCAATCGGCAATCACTGAAAACGCCCAGGCCTGGGCGTTTTTGCGTTTCCTCTCTGAATGGCGGTTAATGCAGAATCAGCACCGTCGCCAAACCTAGGAAAGATAAGAAACCGACCACATCGGTCACGGTCGTCAGAATCACCGCGCCGGATAACGCCGGGTCGATTTTCATGCGTTTCAAGATCAACGGAATCGCAATCCCGGACACATTGGCGACGGTCATATTGATGACAATGGCCAGCGTAATCACCAGACTCACCACCCAGTTATCAAACCATAACTGTGCAATCACGCCCACGACAAACGCCCAGACCAGCCCGTTCAAGACCCCGACCCAAAGCTCTTTATTGAACAACCACCAACGGTTGTTGCCCCCGACTTGCCCCATCGCCAAACCGCGGATAATCACCGTCAAAGTCTGACTGCCGGCAATGCCGCCCATGCTGGCCACCACCGGCATCAATACCGCCAGCGCCACCACCTGCGACAACACCGCTTCAAACTGACCGATGACGTAAGCCGCCAGAAATGCCGTCGCCAAATTGATGCCGAGCCAAACGCCCCGGCTTTTGGCACTGGTCATCACCGGCGCGAACAATTCTTCATCGTCACTGACCCCGGACATCCCCAATAACGTGCTGTCGGCATCTTCACGGGTGATTTCCATAATGTGTTCGATATTCAACTGCCCGACCAGAATCCCGTCGGCGTTCACTACCGGCGCAAAACGCAATTCCTTGGAACGCAACACCACCGCGGCTTCATGCACATCCATTTCATCCAACAGCGAAATCGACTGATGCATGAATTCCGAAACCTGTGCTTCCTGATTGTTTTTCACCAAATCCACCAGGCTCAAAGAGCCGACCAAGCGGTTTTCCTTATCCGTCACCATGAATTCCTGGGAACGTTCGTCCAACAACCCTTTGATACGAATATAACGTTGCACGGTTTCCAAGGTCACGTCTTCCTTGACGTTGACGGTGTTCGGGTCCATGTAACGCCCGACCGTGTTGTCACCATAGGCATGCAACACCTGCACCTGTTCACGGGTGCTGTCGTCTAGGTTGTCGATGACCGCTTCTTTAACCGAGGGTTCGACCGTATCCAGGATTTCCGCAATGTCCTGCGCGCCCAGGTCCTTGGTCAAATCGGAAACCACCTCGGCTTCCATATCGGACATCAAAGACGCTCGCACCTCTTCGCCGACTTCCGCCAGCACTTCCCCTTTCAACTCTTCCGGCACGCAAACCCAGATGCGTTCGCGAGCACTGGCCGGGAAGGACTCCAATAAATGCGCAATTTCGGTATCGTTCTGTTCTGCGAAGAACTCGCAGACTTTTTCCTGATCGCCTTCGCTTAATAGCGTTTGCAGTTCAAGCAATTTTTCTTCGGAGTTTGGGGAATTTTCGTCGCTGGCCGTCATGAGGTCATTTTCTTTATGCAGGTATTGAAACAAGGTTATCGGTTTTCACAGCGCTGGCTGAGCGCCGCTTTCTTTATACCCTAAAAGCACTCGAAACTAAAGCCGCAATCGTCCATTATTCGTTCAAACGCCCTCCTTTCAAAAGGGTAAAAAAAGGGGTATGAATTGCGGCCTATTTGGCATAGAATTCATTTAGACGGTGCCTGTCCACTCACACTCAAAATCAGCCATCGAATTCAGGTTTAAACGACACCGATACCGAGTGCGCCCCCCTTAAAAACGCGTCCTTTGCAACACCATACGACGGAAAGGTTTGCTTATGAAAATCGCCATTCTATCGCGCAACGCCAAACTCTACTCCAGCCGCCGCTTAATTGAAGCCGCTGAAGAACGGGGCCATGAAGTGCGTGTCATTGATGCCTTACGTTGCTACATGAACATTTCCTCAAACCACCCGCAAATTCATTATAAAGGGGAAATACTGGAAGGGTTTGACGCCATCATTCCCCGTATCGGCGCGTCCATTACCTTCTATGGCACCGCCGTTTTACGCCAGTTCGAAATGATGGGTGTCTACCCATTAAACGAATCGGTCGCCATTTCCCGTTCGCGCGATAAACTGCGCAGCCTGCAATTGTTATCCCGCCGCGGCGTTGGCCTGCCGGTGACCGGTTTCGCCCACTCGCCGGATGATGTCAACGACCTGCTGGAAACGGTGGGCGGTGCGCCGGTGGTCATCAAGCTGCTGGAAGGGACCCAAGGCGTCGGCGTCGTGCTGGCCGATACCCATTCCGCCGCCGAATCGGTCATTCAGGCCTTTAACGGCTTGAAAGCCAATATTCTGGTCCAGGAATTCATCAAAGAAGCCCGCGGGGCGGATTTACGCTGCTTTGTCATCGGCGGCAAAGTGGTCGCCGCCATGAAACGCCAAGCCAAAGAAGGTGAATTCCGCTCCAACCTGCATCAGGGCGGCAGCGCCTCGCTGATTCGCATCACCCCCGAAGAACGTGCTACGGCGGTACGCGCGGCAAAAATCATGGGGCTGAATGTCTGCGGCGTGGACTTATTGCGTTCCAATCATGGCCCGGTGGTGATGGAAGTCAATTCCTCACCGGGCATTGAAGGCATTGAAACCGCTACCAACAAAAATGTTGCCGGGCAGATCATTGAGTTTATCGAAAAAAACGCCAAGCCGCACCATACCAAAACCCGCGGCAAAGGCTAAACCCGCCGTCACCTTTGGGAAGAAAGCCATGAAAAAACCGACCAACCATGCCATTACCATCGGTTCGGAAACCATCAAACCCGGCGAGCGTAAGACCGTGGATTTGCAAGTGGGCAAACTCTATACCCACGGCGAACTGAATATGCCGGTGCAGGTGATTAATGGCAAACGCAAAGGGCCCACCTTATTTATCAGTGCCGCCATTCACGGCGACGAACTCAACGGCGTGGAAATCATTCGCCGCCTGATGAAGGTCAAGGCCTTGCAACGCATGAAAGGCACGCTCATAGCCGTCCCCATTGTCAACCTGCACGGATTCATCAACCAGAGTCGTTATCTGCCAGACCGGCGCGATCTCAACCGCAGTTTTCCGGGGTCCTCCAAAGGCTCGCTGGCGAGCCGCATGGCTTACCTTTTTTTGAATGAAATCGTCGGCCAATGCACTCATGGCATTGACCTCCACACCGGCGCCATCAACCGCACCAACCTGCCACAAATTCGTGCCGACCTCGAAGACGAAGAAACCCTGGCGATGGCCGAAGCCTTCGGAGCTCCCCTGATGATGAACGCCACCTTACGCCCCGGTTCCCTGCGCGCTTCCGCGGTGAAAAAGAACATCCCCATCTTGCTCTATGAAGCGGGGGAAGCCCTTCGGTTCGACGAATTCGCCATTCGCGCCGGGGTCAAAGGCGTGCTGAACGTCATGAAACACCTCGGTATGATTGCTCCAAGCCGCACACCGAAAAAACCGTCTAAAAGCCCGGTCATCGCCCGTTCCAGTTATTGGGTCCGCGCACCTCACAGCGGTATTTTCCGAGCCTTGGCCAGCGACGGCGACCGGGTTCAAAAAGACCAAACCCTGCTCGGCGTCATTTCCGATCCTTTCGGCGAAGCCGAGTTCGAAGTTTACGCCAATGCCAGCGGCATTGTCATCGGCCAAATGGTCATGCCATTGGTCAACGAGGGCGAAGCACTTTTCCACATCGCGCAATTTGCGCGCACCGACATCGCCGAAGAACGGGTTGAATCCTTTTCGGAAGAAATCTACGGCGACGAACGCCTGCCTTACGACTCGGACGACATTCCGTCGATTTAACCGAGATAGCGTAACGGTTTCCTAATTTCAGCCAGGCCTGGCCGAAATTCATGTCATATCAACGCCTTGAATAATCAAACATTCAAATCCGCACGCTTTTGCTTTATAATCTGCGCTCACGTTTTTTAGCGAGACGCGGCTTGATACAACATCAGCGTCTCTGAATTTATGCCGAGGGGTGGTCGAAAGGCCTGAGATCCTGTTGAAAGGGAACCCTTATAACCTGATCCAGTTAATACTGGCGTAGGAACAGGCTGCAACACTCGATCTTAGCCGCTTCACAGGCGACTGTCCGAATTGCATACCTGTCCTTTTTGGTGAACTGAAAAGGAAGCAACATGCACCTAAAACCCATTTTATCCGCCGTCATTCCGGCCTCATTCTTATCATTCGGTTTATGGCACTCGACACCGTCTCTGGCCGAGGAAACCGCCAACGACGCCAAAACCGTCAAACTCAAGCCGGTCCAAATCGAAGCCGATTTTCGGGAGGCCGACATTCAACAAAGTACCTCCAGTGTCACGGCGGTGACGCCGGTCGAGATGCAAGAGCGCGATGCCCAAAACATTGAAGATGTGATTGGTTTAATGCCGAATGTGAATGCCTCCAGTGGTGGCGCCACCGCACACTATTATCAAATTCGCGGCATGGGAATCACGGAACAGTATTACACCCCGGTGAATCCTTCTGTTGGGGTGCTGGTCGATGACTTCGATTACAGCCAAATGGGCGCCGCCGCCACAATGTTTGATGTCAAACAAGTGGAAGTGCTGCGCGGCCCACAAGGGACACGCTTTGGTTCTTCCGCATTAGCAGGCTTGATCCAGGTACAAACCAATGAAGCCTCTTATCAACCCTCAGCCAGACTGGAAGGCACGGTGGGTTCGCATAACACCTATGCCGGTGGCGTAGTATTGAACGGCCCCATCGTCAACGACACGTTAGCGGGGCGTTTGGCGGTGTACCAATACAATTCCGATGGGTATATGGAAAATGATTATTTGGATAAAAAGAATACTCAAAACCGAGATGAACTGACCGCCAGAGCGAACCTGAAATGGAATGTCAATGAGCGTCTGACACTGGATTTAAAATTGTTACACATCAATGTTGATAATGGTTATGACGCGTTTAATTTTTCAAATGACTATACAACCCTTTCCGATGAACCGGGGCAAGACACACTCAAGTCCGACGGCGTGGCTCTGAAAGCCGATTACGCGGTGAACCCATTCATCGATATGGTCGCGGCCATCACACACATCAGCAGCAAAAGCACTTATTCATATGACGGTGACTGGGCCAACCCAGGATACGACCCCAGCCTGGTCACTCAAACGGATCATAACGAACGCAAACGGAACAACCAAACATTAGATTTACGTTTCTTATCCTCTGAAGATGGCCGTATTTTCAACGGAACAACAGACTGGGTGGCCGGTTTTTATTATCTGGCACAAGATGAAGACTATACAGGAGGCTATGATTACGGCGGCTATTTAACCCCTTCCGGATACGATTACAAAACCTCCAGCCAATCCCTGTATGGGCAATTAGACCATCATTTAACGGATAAATGGACGTTAATGGCGGGTTTGAGAGTTGAAAACTACCATTATGATTATGACGGTACCGTCAGTGGGTTCAGCAAAAAATCCAGTGAGGTCCTTTACGGTGGGAAACTCGGTGCCAGTTACCAAGTCACTCCAAACCATCTCAGCTTTTTAACCCTATCCAGAGGTTATAAAGCGGGCGGCGTCAATGATGAAGGGCGTTTGCCGAGTGACAAACCGGTTCTTTATGATACCGAGACATTGTGGAACCTGGAAGGGGGCCTCAACTCATCCATGCTCAATAACCGCCTCAACACCCGTTTGAATGTTTTCTACGGACAGAATCAAGACCGCCAAATTCCGGTGTCCTACTATGATAGCAATGGAAACTGGATGCTTTATACCGAGAATGCTCCGAAATCAACCTATTACGGGCTAGAGGGACAAGTCGATTGGCTGATCGTAGACGACGTCAGATTTTTAGGGTCTTTAGGGTTGTTAAAGAGCACCTATACGGACTATACCTATGAGGAACAAGGGCAACCCGATCTCGTTTTGGATGACCGTGAAACCGCTCGTTCGCCCAACTATACCTTTAGTGTCGGTGGCGAATATTACTTGACCGATCACTGGACCTTGTCGGCCAATATCGAAGGAAAAGATGCGTATTACTTCTCCAGCACCCAACCGCAGAAGTCCAAAGCTTACTCCTTAGTCAACAGTGCCGTGACCTATCAACGTAAAAACTGGACAGTCATTGTATGGGGCAAAAACCTGGGCGATACGAAATATGCCACGGAAGGGTTTTATTTTAATGCCGACCCGAAAAGAACGGATGCCGCTTTATACACTCAACAGGGCGCGCCCAGAACCTATGGCGTGACCGTCGCTTACGATTATTAACGACCCAGTTTAAAGCGAAAACGTTTAAACCCAATGCCGCATTAAGGAGATATTCATGCCATTACAAGCGTCTATCGACATCAGCATGTACCCATTGCAGGATCAATATTGCCAGCCGATTCTCGATTTCATCGAATCGCTGGAAAAACGGCCGGACA
This window harbors:
- a CDS encoding succinylglutamate desuccinylase/aspartoacylase family protein, whose protein sequence is MKKPTNHAITIGSETIKPGERKTVDLQVGKLYTHGELNMPVQVINGKRKGPTLFISAAIHGDELNGVEIIRRLMKVKALQRMKGTLIAVPIVNLHGFINQSRYLPDRRDLNRSFPGSSKGSLASRMAYLFLNEIVGQCTHGIDLHTGAINRTNLPQIRADLEDEETLAMAEAFGAPLMMNATLRPGSLRASAVKKNIPILLYEAGEALRFDEFAIRAGVKGVLNVMKHLGMIAPSRTPKKPSKSPVIARSSYWVRAPHSGIFRALASDGDRVQKDQTLLGVISDPFGEAEFEVYANASGIVIGQMVMPLVNEGEALFHIAQFARTDIAEERVESFSEEIYGDERLPYDSDDIPSI
- the mgtE gene encoding magnesium transporter — translated: MTASDENSPNSEEKLLELQTLLSEGDQEKVCEFFAEQNDTEIAHLLESFPASARERIWVCVPEELKGEVLAEVGEEVRASLMSDMEAEVVSDLTKDLGAQDIAEILDTVEPSVKEAVIDNLDDSTREQVQVLHAYGDNTVGRYMDPNTVNVKEDVTLETVQRYIRIKGLLDERSQEFMVTDKENRLVGSLSLVDLVKNNQEAQVSEFMHQSISLLDEMDVHEAAVVLRSKELRFAPVVNADGILVGQLNIEHIMEITREDADSTLLGMSGVSDDEELFAPVMTSAKSRGVWLGINLATAFLAAYVIGQFEAVLSQVVALAVLMPVVASMGGIAGSQTLTVIIRGLAMGQVGGNNRWWLFNKELWVGVLNGLVWAFVVGVIAQLWFDNWVVSLVITLAIVINMTVANVSGIAIPLILKRMKIDPALSGAVILTTVTDVVGFLSFLGLATVLILH
- the rimK gene encoding 30S ribosomal protein S6--L-glutamate ligase, producing MKIAILSRNAKLYSSRRLIEAAEERGHEVRVIDALRCYMNISSNHPQIHYKGEILEGFDAIIPRIGASITFYGTAVLRQFEMMGVYPLNESVAISRSRDKLRSLQLLSRRGVGLPVTGFAHSPDDVNDLLETVGGAPVVIKLLEGTQGVGVVLADTHSAAESVIQAFNGLKANILVQEFIKEARGADLRCFVIGGKVVAAMKRQAKEGEFRSNLHQGGSASLIRITPEERATAVRAAKIMGLNVCGVDLLRSNHGPVVMEVNSSPGIEGIETATNKNVAGQIIEFIEKNAKPHHTKTRGKG
- a CDS encoding TonB-dependent receptor, with the translated sequence MHLKPILSAVIPASFLSFGLWHSTPSLAEETANDAKTVKLKPVQIEADFREADIQQSTSSVTAVTPVEMQERDAQNIEDVIGLMPNVNASSGGATAHYYQIRGMGITEQYYTPVNPSVGVLVDDFDYSQMGAAATMFDVKQVEVLRGPQGTRFGSSALAGLIQVQTNEASYQPSARLEGTVGSHNTYAGGVVLNGPIVNDTLAGRLAVYQYNSDGYMENDYLDKKNTQNRDELTARANLKWNVNERLTLDLKLLHINVDNGYDAFNFSNDYTTLSDEPGQDTLKSDGVALKADYAVNPFIDMVAAITHISSKSTYSYDGDWANPGYDPSLVTQTDHNERKRNNQTLDLRFLSSEDGRIFNGTTDWVAGFYYLAQDEDYTGGYDYGGYLTPSGYDYKTSSQSLYGQLDHHLTDKWTLMAGLRVENYHYDYDGTVSGFSKKSSEVLYGGKLGASYQVTPNHLSFLTLSRGYKAGGVNDEGRLPSDKPVLYDTETLWNLEGGLNSSMLNNRLNTRLNVFYGQNQDRQIPVSYYDSNGNWMLYTENAPKSTYYGLEGQVDWLIVDDVRFLGSLGLLKSTYTDYTYEEQGQPDLVLDDRETARSPNYTFSVGGEYYLTDHWTLSANIEGKDAYYFSSTQPQKSKAYSLVNSAVTYQRKNWTVIVWGKNLGDTKYATEGFYFNADPKRTDAALYTQQGAPRTYGVTVAYDY